The following DNA comes from Nitrospirota bacterium.
TAATGTTCCAGATCTGGTAAAAAAGATTTATTTCGTCTCCGAAAGCATCTGGGTCGAAATCTTATATTTTGAGAAAAGATTGCGACAGGAACATTATAAGTTTGTGGAGATAATAAATGTTTAGATGTATATTGAGAGCAAAAATACATACCGCAACTGTGACAGATGCCAAGCTCGAATATGAAGGAAGTATTACCATCGATGAAATAATAATGGAAAAGGCGGGGCTGAAACCTTTCGAACAGGTTATGGTTAGCAATATGAATAATGGTGAAAGATTTGAGACCTATGTAATACCAGGGAAGAAAGGAGTCGGAGAGATATGTCTAAATGGTCCAACTGCGCGTAAAGGAATAATTGGAGATAAAGTAATTATATTTTGTTACGCTTACCTTGAAGAAAAGGAACTGAAGAAGTTCAAACCTACGATAGTGATTCTCGATGAAAAAAATAAAATTCTGAGTGTAAAATAGAATTTTTAGCAGTTTAAAAGC
Coding sequences within:
- a CDS encoding aspartate 1-decarboxylase, which codes for MFRCILRAKIHTATVTDAKLEYEGSITIDEIIMEKAGLKPFEQVMVSNMNNGERFETYVIPGKKGVGEICLNGPTARKGIIGDKVIIFCYAYLEEKELKKFKPTIVILDEKNKILSVK